A genomic segment from Spinacia oleracea cultivar Varoflay chromosome 3, BTI_SOV_V1, whole genome shotgun sequence encodes:
- the LOC110774697 gene encoding uncharacterized protein gives MWVQWVDKYYMKGQDPLTCNVPNTCSWALKNILGCRTFIQQIGGWSNSTHNGKYSISKVYRGLQGDHTKVPWRRVICNNHASPRSIFITLLAVLNRLYTADRIQAWGINCSDVCVLCNSGKETVEHLFFECLFSAAVWQRVLRSIGISRRGNGFASELNVVVKRSRKTSGCSVLYVMCFTETVYHIWLARNVVVFRQTRRSIDSIVKDILFRVCCRCSDDLRSRAEYV, from the coding sequence ATGTGGGTTCAGTGGGTAGACAAATACTATATGAAAGGTCAGGATCCACTGACTTGTAATGTTCCTAATACTTGTTCTTGGGCTTTGAAGAATATTTTGGGTTGCAGAACCTTTATTCAGCAGATTGGTGGGTGGAGCAATTCTACTCATAATGGCAAATACTCTATCAGTAAAGTTTATAGAGGGCTGCAAGGTGATCATACTAAAGTTCCTTGGAGGAGAGTGATTTGTAATAATCATGCAAGTCCTAGAAGTATTTTCATCACTTTGCTAGCTGTTCTTAACAGATTATATACTGCTGACAGAATTCAGGCTTGGGGTATCAACTGTAGTGATGTGTGTGTTCTTTGCAATTCTGGGAAGGAAACTGTTGAGCACCTGTTCTTTGAGTGCCTATTTTCTGCTGCTGTTTGGCAGAGAGTTTTGAGAAGCATTGGGATCTCTAGAAGAGGGAATGGATTTGCTAGTGAGCTAAATGTAGTTGTTAAGAGGAGCAGGAAGACTAGTGGTTGCTCTGTGCTTTATGTAATGTGCTTCACTGAGACTGTTTATCATATCTGGCTTGCTCGAAATGTTGTTGTTTTTAGACAGACTAGGAGATCTATTGATAGTATTGTTAAAGACATTCTCTTTAGAGTGTGCTGCAGATGCTCTGATGATCTTAGAAGTAGAGCAGAGTATGTTTAG
- the LOC110774700 gene encoding uncharacterized protein, with the protein MATSEEKPTKNNIKEGSNLLGSPTFKQLDNGRFKCVETGHELPAHAQDSYSQSKRCRIGLIDFSLAHKKPPLNMFKQDPLNSSKLICKLTDDTINKSEEHIWKHINGKRFFNKLEQMEAGKLSSSGDVEEKGEKQGKAGLKKEENGAEKKKKKQKKMKETKKEEIVSEMRDSPGLKRKENGAEKKKEKQKKMKETKKEEIVSDSDLEGLEFWMPPAGERWDFDDGGDRWGSDSESGDQHDEDGEKGETSI; encoded by the exons ATGGCGACCTCAGAGGAGAAACCAACAAAGAACAATATCAAGGAAGGTAGCAATCTATTAGGCTCACCGACTTTCAAACAACTCGATAATGGCCGATTCAAATGCGTCGAAACTGGCCATGAATTACCAGCCCACGCTCAGGACTCCTATTCTCAGAGCAAACGGTGTCGGATTGGCCTTATCGATTTTTCTTTGGCTCACAAAAAGCCCCCTCTTAACATGTTCAAGCAAGACCCTCTCAATAG CTCCAAGTTAATTTGTAAATTAACTGATGATACTATAAACAAGTCTGAAGAACATATATGGAAGCATATAAATGGAAAGCGATTCTTCAATAAACTCG AGCAAATGGAAGCTGGTAAATTGTCCAGTAGTGGAGATGTTGAAGAGAAGGGTGAAAAACAAGGAAAGGCAGGATTAAAGAAGGAGGAAAATGGTgcagagaagaaaaagaaaaaacaaaaaaagatgaAGGAAACGAAGAAGGAAGAAATAGTTTCTGAGATGAGGGATTCACCAGGATTAAAGAGGAAGGAAAATGGTGCagagaagaaaaaggaaaaacaaaaaaagatgaAGGAAACGAAGAAGGAAGAAATAGTTTCTGATAGTGATTTAGAGGGACTTGAATTCTGGATGCCTCCTGCTGGCGAGCGCTGGGACTTTGATGATGGGGGAGATAGGTGGGGATCAGATTCCGAATCTGGTGATCAACATGATGAAGATGGCGAGAAAG GTGAAACCTCGATATAG